From a single bacterium genomic region:
- a CDS encoding DUF1634 domain-containing protein, with product MREPLAVTEAQGKVDMTGRVLGTILRWGVLCSAAIILLGVVLFVERRGLRVILLAPRGIPVGAEDDPRTLHQLLTDFEGNAHVPTAVTDIGLLTLMVTPVLSVIVSLVAFARGREWTYVLLAAIVLCMLALGTVIGRI from the coding sequence GTGCGCGAGCCCCTCGCGGTGACGGAGGCCCAGGGCAAGGTGGACATGACCGGCCGGGTGCTCGGCACGATCCTGCGCTGGGGGGTGCTGTGCTCCGCGGCGATCATCCTGCTCGGCGTGGTGCTGTTCGTGGAGCGGCGCGGGCTCCGCGTCATCCTGCTGGCCCCGCGCGGCATCCCCGTCGGCGCGGAGGACGATCCCCGCACCCTGCATCAGCTGCTCACCGACTTCGAGGGCAACGCGCACGTGCCGACGGCCGTGACCGACATCGGCCTCCTCACGCTCATGGTCACGCCGGTCCTGAGCGTGATCGTCTCGCTCGTGGCGTTTGCGCGCGGGCGCGAGTGGACCTACGTGCTGCTGGCCGCGATCGTGCTGTGCATGCTCGCGCTCGGCACCGTGATCGGACGAATCTAA
- a CDS encoding FAD-dependent oxidoreductase, with translation MQITSQVSDITCDVLVCGAGLGGVAAALRAARLGLRVCLIEETGWPGGQISTQGVSAFDEHEYIETFGGTALYYELRSAIRAYYRERYRLSPAAEFGGPFNPGNAWVSGLSFEPRAAAAVLEGMMAGPHNSGALQIFYHTRAVAAEVFSGQVRSVLTRQTESGALIRFRTAFALDATDLGDLLPLTATPYAAGAESRAETGEPSAPDAADPTCFQFLTFSFAVEFRPGETHTIPMPDGYATNRAAQPYSFVYRTTDPEAPAYQMFGRAPGTHGAFWTYRRALDASNFEDPQVPNDVSIVNWTSNDYRGPSPVDRPPAEQARLHQDARLLSFGFLYWLQTEAPRDDGGTGYPELRPRPDLMGSVDGLSQMPYIREGRRLRALTTIREPDIAASAQPGARAAPQTAAAGIGLYPIDLHGCSVNTVTIPARPFQIPLGALIPVRTVNLLAAGKSLGTTHLTNGAYRVHPVEWAVGEAAAVLAAFCLRAGRTAHEVHDSPWLVLRLQVLALDQGIPLYWYDDVPLGHRAFFATQLLAVANVWPGSTDTLSFRPDEPLTQLDAKRAIIATAELVQAAGAGANPAALSLTFGDAPVPMPRDAAIQALASAIPGASPPPDNPLADPPTRADFARWLGAIVRSAIERDRGGG, from the coding sequence ATGCAGATCACCTCCCAGGTCTCGGACATCACGTGCGACGTGCTCGTCTGCGGCGCCGGCCTCGGCGGCGTGGCCGCGGCCCTGCGCGCGGCCCGGTTGGGCCTCCGCGTCTGCCTGATCGAGGAGACCGGCTGGCCGGGCGGCCAGATCAGCACGCAGGGCGTGTCGGCCTTCGACGAACACGAGTACATCGAGACGTTCGGCGGCACCGCCCTGTACTATGAACTCCGCAGCGCGATCCGCGCCTACTACCGCGAGCGCTACCGGCTCTCCCCGGCCGCCGAATTCGGGGGGCCGTTTAACCCCGGCAACGCCTGGGTGAGCGGGCTGTCGTTCGAACCGCGCGCCGCGGCGGCGGTGCTGGAAGGGATGATGGCCGGTCCGCACAACTCGGGGGCCCTGCAGATCTTCTATCACACCCGCGCGGTCGCGGCGGAAGTCTTCAGCGGACAGGTCCGGTCCGTGCTGACCCGGCAGACTGAGAGCGGGGCGCTCATCCGGTTCCGGACAGCGTTCGCGCTCGACGCGACCGACCTCGGCGACCTGCTGCCGCTCACGGCGACGCCGTACGCGGCGGGGGCCGAATCGCGGGCCGAGACGGGCGAACCCTCGGCGCCCGATGCGGCGGACCCGACGTGCTTCCAGTTTCTCACCTTCTCGTTCGCGGTCGAATTCCGGCCGGGCGAGACCCACACGATCCCGATGCCCGACGGCTACGCCACCAACCGCGCGGCGCAGCCCTACTCGTTCGTGTACCGGACGACCGATCCGGAGGCCCCGGCGTATCAGATGTTCGGCCGGGCGCCCGGCACGCACGGCGCGTTCTGGACCTACCGGCGGGCGCTCGACGCCTCGAACTTCGAGGATCCGCAGGTGCCCAATGACGTCAGCATCGTCAACTGGACCAGCAACGACTACCGCGGCCCCTCGCCGGTCGACCGGCCGCCGGCCGAGCAGGCGCGGCTGCATCAAGACGCGCGTCTCTTGAGCTTCGGGTTTCTGTACTGGCTCCAGACCGAAGCGCCGCGGGACGACGGCGGCACCGGCTATCCGGAGCTGCGGCCCCGGCCGGACCTCATGGGCAGCGTCGACGGCCTGTCGCAGATGCCGTACATCCGCGAAGGACGGCGCCTCCGGGCCCTGACGACGATCCGCGAGCCGGACATCGCCGCATCCGCGCAGCCCGGGGCGCGGGCCGCGCCGCAGACCGCGGCCGCGGGCATCGGCCTGTATCCGATCGACCTGCATGGCTGCAGCGTGAACACCGTGACCATCCCGGCCCGGCCGTTTCAGATTCCGCTCGGCGCGCTCATCCCGGTCCGGACGGTCAACCTACTGGCCGCGGGCAAGAGCCTCGGGACCACGCATCTGACCAACGGCGCGTACCGCGTCCACCCGGTGGAGTGGGCGGTCGGCGAGGCCGCGGCGGTGCTGGCGGCGTTCTGCCTGCGCGCCGGCCGCACGGCGCACGAGGTTCACGACAGTCCCTGGCTCGTGCTGCGCCTGCAGGTGCTGGCGCTGGATCAGGGCATCCCGCTGTACTGGTACGACGACGTCCCGCTCGGGCATCGCGCGTTTTTCGCCACCCAGCTCCTCGCCGTGGCCAACGTCTGGCCGGGTAGTACGGACACGCTGTCGTTCCGGCCCGACGAGCCGTTGACCCAGCTGGACGCCAAGCGGGCGATCATCGCGACGGCGGAGCTGGTGCAGGCTGCGGGCGCCGGCGCGAACCCCGCGGCGCTCAGCCTGACGTTCGGCGACGCGCCGGTCCCGATGCCCCGCGACGCCGCGATCCAGGCCCTCGCCAGCGCCATCCCCGGCGCGAGCCCGCCGCCGGACAACCCGCTCGCCGATCCGCCCACGCGCGCCGATTTCGCCCGCTGGCTCGGCGCGATTGTCCGGTCCGCGATCGAGCGCGATCGCGGCGGCGGCTGA
- a CDS encoding enoyl-CoA hydratase-related protein: MTGSMVSLEARDGIVTLTMRRPEALNALSTALCRDLAASLDEAGRDRAARVLILTGEGRAFCAGADLRERIGATAEDMWKHNRAIFQIPLALERLPIPTIAAINGLALGGGCELALGCDLRWAADTAELGCPEVTRGIMPAAGATQRLGRLIGPARAMDLVLTGRRVGAAEAHRLGLVDAVVPGAGLGAAAEEAARTIAANAPLAVRSAREAIRFGLTHPFEDGLKLEGDLQRMLYASDDCREGIAAFLERRPPRWTGR; encoded by the coding sequence ATGACGGGCTCGATGGTCTCGCTCGAGGCGCGCGACGGCATCGTCACGCTGACGATGCGGCGGCCGGAGGCGCTCAACGCGCTCAGCACCGCGCTGTGCCGGGATCTGGCCGCATCACTCGACGAGGCCGGCCGGGATCGGGCGGCCCGCGTGCTCATCCTCACCGGCGAGGGACGGGCGTTTTGCGCCGGGGCCGACCTCCGGGAACGGATCGGCGCCACGGCGGAGGACATGTGGAAGCACAACCGGGCCATTTTTCAGATCCCGCTCGCACTCGAACGGCTGCCGATTCCGACGATCGCGGCGATCAACGGCCTGGCCCTCGGCGGCGGATGCGAGCTCGCGCTCGGCTGCGACCTGCGGTGGGCCGCGGACACCGCGGAGTTGGGGTGCCCCGAGGTGACGAGGGGCATCATGCCCGCGGCCGGCGCGACGCAGCGCCTCGGCCGGTTGATCGGGCCGGCGCGCGCGATGGATCTCGTGCTGACGGGCCGGCGGGTCGGCGCCGCGGAGGCGCACCGCCTCGGTCTGGTCGACGCGGTCGTTCCCGGGGCCGGCCTCGGGGCGGCCGCCGAGGAGGCCGCGCGCACGATCGCGGCGAACGCGCCGCTGGCCGTTCGCTCGGCGCGGGAGGCGATCCGGTTCGGCCTCACGCACCCGTTCGAGGACGGCCTCAAACTCGAAGGCGACCTCCAGCGGATGCTCTATGCGAGCGACGACTGCCGGGAAGGCATCGCCGCGTTTCTGGAACGGCGTCCGCCCCGCTGGACCGGGCGGTAG
- a CDS encoding MFS transporter, with protein MIATVCLGTFMGALDSSVVTVAYPTFTATFRVPVSIVGWVGVAYLLTSSSLVAVFGRVSDMVGHKRIYVAGFAVFLAGSVLCGAATGIGALIGFRVLQAVGSAMLVANSVAILAYTVAAERMGTALGVLETAVSVALVVGPVVGGLLIQTFGWRMIFYVNVPVAIGTMLLARRVLPPLERPGPRERFDVAGAVTFGGGLGALLLGASLGPVSGWTAAPVDALLAGGAALVAAFFSIEARVRPPMLDLSLFHNRVFARANAAKLCAYAGSFTVVFVVPFYLQHLLHYSPGRVGIAMAPMPAALAAGSLLGGPLSDRAGSHVLAPLGMAIATAGGFLFTRVSPAHGYGALAAAMVVFDFGLGLFIAPNDAVIMNNAPRDKRGVAGGVLAMMRSVGMITGLTLAATLLQARLGAAAGGGGGIAPAALARGIQDVYLATIILCLLSTALSLLRDRARGGP; from the coding sequence GTGATCGCGACGGTCTGCCTCGGCACGTTCATGGGCGCGCTCGACTCCAGCGTCGTCACCGTCGCGTACCCGACCTTCACGGCGACGTTCCGCGTGCCCGTCTCCATCGTCGGGTGGGTGGGCGTCGCGTATCTCCTGACGTCCTCCAGTCTCGTCGCCGTCTTCGGCCGCGTCTCCGACATGGTCGGGCACAAGCGGATCTATGTCGCCGGCTTTGCGGTGTTTCTCGCGGGGTCGGTCCTCTGCGGCGCCGCGACCGGCATCGGCGCACTCATCGGGTTTCGGGTGCTGCAGGCCGTGGGGTCGGCGATGCTGGTCGCGAACAGCGTGGCGATCCTGGCATACACGGTCGCGGCCGAGCGCATGGGGACCGCGCTCGGCGTGCTGGAAACCGCGGTGTCGGTCGCGCTGGTGGTCGGCCCCGTGGTCGGCGGCCTGCTGATCCAGACGTTCGGCTGGCGGATGATCTTCTACGTCAACGTCCCGGTCGCGATTGGGACGATGTTGCTCGCCCGGCGCGTCCTGCCGCCGCTCGAACGGCCTGGCCCGCGGGAACGGTTCGACGTCGCGGGAGCCGTGACGTTCGGCGGGGGCCTCGGCGCGCTCCTGCTCGGCGCGAGTCTCGGCCCGGTTTCCGGCTGGACCGCCGCTCCGGTGGACGCCCTGCTCGCCGGGGGGGCGGCGCTCGTGGCGGCATTCTTCTCGATCGAGGCGCGGGTCCGGCCTCCAATGCTCGATCTCTCGCTGTTTCACAATCGTGTCTTCGCGCGCGCCAACGCCGCCAAGCTCTGCGCCTACGCGGGCTCGTTCACCGTCGTGTTCGTCGTGCCGTTCTATCTCCAGCACCTACTGCACTACAGCCCGGGGCGCGTGGGCATTGCGATGGCGCCGATGCCAGCCGCCCTCGCCGCGGGATCGTTGCTCGGCGGTCCGTTGTCCGACCGCGCCGGCTCGCACGTGCTGGCACCGCTCGGCATGGCGATCGCCACGGCCGGCGGCTTTCTCTTCACGCGGGTGTCGCCGGCGCACGGGTACGGGGCGCTCGCCGCGGCCATGGTGGTGTTCGACTTCGGCCTGGGGCTCTTCATCGCGCCCAACGACGCCGTGATCATGAACAACGCGCCGCGCGACAAACGCGGCGTCGCGGGCGGGGTGCTCGCGATGATGCGGAGCGTCGGGATGATCACCGGCCTCACGCTCGCGGCCACGCTGCTGCAGGCGCGGCTGGGCGCCGCAGCCGGCGGGGGCGGCGGCATCGCTCCCGCGGCGCTCGCCCGCGGCATCCAGGACGTCTACCTGGCGACGATCATCCTCTGCCTGCTCTCGACGGCGCTGTCACTGCTTCGGGACCGGGCGCGCGGCGGCCCGTGA
- a CDS encoding DUF4337 domain-containing protein, translating into MEEGFEVESKGEPAEGHPRWLVTAVAITTALLAVLAAYASFAGGKAVHDSLASLTEAAVLQNQASDQWAFYQAKGIKRHVFEVQRDVLRLQSTPRAAALAARYDREVTRYTSDQTKISKDAQALERRRDRAQQVAERYDALHERFGRAVASFQVGIVLCSVAAIVRRPPLLYGGMIAGAAGAVVLLQALLLG; encoded by the coding sequence GTGGAAGAGGGGTTCGAAGTCGAGTCGAAGGGCGAGCCGGCTGAGGGCCACCCGCGCTGGCTCGTCACGGCCGTCGCGATCACGACCGCGCTGCTCGCCGTGCTGGCGGCCTATGCCAGTTTCGCCGGCGGCAAGGCGGTCCACGATTCGCTCGCCAGCCTGACGGAAGCCGCGGTGCTGCAGAACCAAGCGTCGGATCAGTGGGCGTTTTATCAGGCCAAGGGCATCAAGCGCCACGTGTTCGAAGTGCAGCGCGACGTGCTGCGCCTCCAGAGCACGCCGCGGGCCGCCGCCCTGGCGGCCCGCTACGACCGCGAAGTGACGCGGTACACCTCGGATCAGACCAAGATCAGCAAAGACGCGCAGGCGCTGGAGCGCCGCCGCGACCGCGCGCAGCAGGTCGCCGAGCGGTACGACGCGCTTCACGAACGGTTCGGCCGCGCGGTGGCGTCGTTTCAGGTCGGGATCGTGTTGTGTTCGGTCGCGGCGATCGTCCGCCGGCCGCCGCTGTTGTACGGCGGGATGATCGCCGGCGCCGCGGGCGCGGTGGTGCTGCTGCAGGCGCTCCTGCTCGGGTAG
- a CDS encoding VOC family protein — protein sequence MQKITPFLWFDDQAEEAARLYVSIFKNSKILSVTRYGDAGPGPKGAVMVVTFELEGQKFMALNGGPQFTFTEAVSFLVTCETQREIDALWEALSAGGAPGPCGWLKDTFGLSWQIVPSVLGTMLQDKDPQKSQRVMQAMLGMEKIDIAHLKQAYDQA from the coding sequence ATGCAGAAGATCACGCCGTTTCTGTGGTTCGATGATCAGGCGGAAGAGGCGGCGCGCCTGTATGTCTCGATCTTCAAGAACTCGAAGATCCTGAGCGTCACCCGCTACGGAGACGCCGGCCCGGGACCGAAGGGCGCCGTGATGGTGGTCACGTTCGAGCTGGAGGGACAGAAGTTCATGGCGTTAAACGGCGGCCCGCAGTTCACATTCACCGAAGCGGTCTCGTTTCTCGTCACCTGTGAGACGCAGCGGGAAATCGACGCGTTGTGGGAGGCGCTGTCGGCGGGCGGCGCACCGGGTCCGTGCGGCTGGCTCAAAGACACGTTTGGGTTGTCGTGGCAGATCGTTCCCAGCGTCTTGGGCACGATGCTGCAGGACAAGGATCCCCAGAAATCGCAACGCGTCATGCAGGCGATGTTGGGGATGGAGAAGATCGACATCGCGCACTTGAAGCAGGCCTACGATCAAGCGTAG
- a CDS encoding sulfite exporter TauE/SafE family protein — protein sequence MFIEILLVSSFAGVAGALLGLGGGIIIVPALTLLIGLPIRYAIGASIVSVIATSSGAAAAYVRGGIANLRIAIALEVATTIGAVSGAFLAGHVPVRALYIIFGLLLAYSTVALLERVKLELPGEVPYDPLAGRLQFRGDYFDHVLGRRVAYTATGVIPGALMMYGAGLMSGLLGIGSGLFKVLALDVVMRLPMKVSTATSNFMIGVTAAASAGVYFARGDIHPLVAAPVALGVLGGAWGGTHVMERLRSTTLRKLFVPVLAVVAIEMILRGLGV from the coding sequence GTGTTCATCGAGATACTGCTCGTTTCCAGTTTTGCGGGGGTCGCCGGCGCGCTGCTCGGGCTCGGGGGCGGCATCATCATCGTCCCCGCCCTCACGCTCCTCATCGGCCTGCCCATCCGGTACGCGATCGGGGCCAGCATCGTCTCGGTCATCGCCACCAGCAGCGGCGCGGCCGCGGCCTACGTGCGGGGTGGGATCGCCAACCTCCGGATCGCGATCGCCCTCGAGGTGGCGACGACGATCGGGGCCGTCTCCGGCGCGTTCCTCGCCGGGCACGTGCCCGTCCGGGCCCTCTACATCATCTTCGGCCTGCTGCTGGCCTACTCGACGGTCGCGCTGCTCGAGCGGGTGAAACTCGAACTGCCGGGCGAGGTCCCCTACGACCCCCTGGCGGGGCGGCTGCAGTTCCGCGGCGACTACTTCGACCACGTGCTGGGGCGGCGCGTCGCCTACACGGCGACCGGCGTGATCCCCGGCGCCCTCATGATGTACGGCGCGGGGCTCATGTCGGGGCTGCTGGGCATCGGCAGCGGCCTGTTCAAGGTGCTCGCGCTCGACGTCGTCATGCGCCTGCCGATGAAAGTGTCGACCGCGACCAGCAACTTCATGATAGGCGTGACGGCCGCCGCGAGCGCGGGCGTGTACTTCGCGCGCGGCGACATCCATCCGCTGGTGGCCGCGCCGGTGGCGCTCGGCGTGCTGGGCGGCGCCTGGGGCGGGACGCACGTCATGGAACGCCTGCGCAGCACGACGCTGCGGAAGCTTTTCGTTCCGGTCCTCGCCGTCGTCGCGATCGAGATGATCTTGCGCGGCCTGGGAGTGTAG
- a CDS encoding NAD-dependent succinate-semialdehyde dehydrogenase produces the protein MAVKQYPLFIDGRWVDGNGRGRFDVLNPATSEPIAALPDGGPDDARAAVDAAARAFPGWAARTALERGAILLKARDILAGRLDALAHLVTEENGKPVAEARGEVAFAIQYLPWFAEEARRVYGEIVPPPVPHKRLWVVHQPLGVVGAITPWNFPATMVLRKIAPALAAGCTVVLKPAKETPLTAIEIARAFEEAGLPPGVFNVVVGRRAAPIAEVFLGDPRVRKIAFTGSTEVGKMLMRGAADQLKRLTFELGGNAPFIVFDDADLDRAVANAVAIKYLRVGGQSCICANRLYVQRSIADRFVPKFVDAVRAIKVGPGTEPGVQVGPLINAETLEKVEGMVTEAVGQGARSLAGGRRLTDGAFARGFFYAPTVLTDVREEMRVSKDETFGPIAPLLLFDTEDEVVARANHTSFGLAAYLSSRDLARVVRVGEALEYGLVCVNDATGYTHEIPFGGFKESGLGREGGRHGMHEYTEVKSISVNIS, from the coding sequence ATGGCGGTCAAGCAGTATCCGCTGTTCATCGACGGACGCTGGGTCGACGGCAACGGGCGCGGACGGTTCGACGTGCTGAATCCGGCGACGTCCGAGCCGATCGCCGCCCTCCCGGACGGCGGTCCCGACGACGCCCGCGCGGCCGTGGACGCGGCGGCGCGCGCCTTCCCCGGTTGGGCGGCGCGCACGGCGCTCGAACGCGGCGCCATTCTATTGAAGGCGCGCGACATTCTCGCGGGCCGGCTCGACGCGCTGGCGCACCTCGTCACCGAGGAGAACGGCAAGCCCGTCGCGGAGGCGCGCGGCGAGGTCGCCTTCGCGATCCAGTACCTCCCGTGGTTCGCCGAAGAGGCCCGCCGCGTCTACGGCGAGATCGTGCCTCCGCCGGTGCCGCACAAGCGGCTGTGGGTGGTGCACCAGCCGCTCGGCGTCGTCGGGGCGATCACGCCGTGGAACTTCCCCGCGACCATGGTGCTCCGCAAGATCGCCCCCGCCCTCGCCGCCGGATGCACCGTGGTGCTGAAGCCGGCGAAAGAGACGCCGCTGACCGCGATCGAAATCGCGCGGGCGTTCGAGGAGGCCGGCCTGCCGCCCGGGGTGTTCAACGTCGTCGTGGGGCGGCGCGCGGCGCCGATCGCCGAGGTGTTCCTTGGGGACCCGCGCGTGCGCAAGATCGCGTTCACCGGGTCGACCGAGGTCGGCAAGATGCTGATGCGGGGGGCCGCCGATCAGCTCAAGCGGCTGACGTTCGAGCTCGGCGGGAACGCGCCGTTCATCGTCTTCGACGACGCCGACCTCGACCGGGCGGTCGCGAACGCGGTCGCGATCAAGTACCTGCGGGTCGGCGGCCAGTCGTGCATCTGCGCGAACCGGCTCTACGTGCAGCGGAGCATCGCCGACCGCTTCGTCCCCAAGTTCGTCGACGCGGTCCGGGCGATCAAGGTCGGGCCCGGCACGGAGCCCGGCGTGCAGGTCGGACCGCTCATCAACGCCGAGACGCTGGAGAAGGTCGAAGGAATGGTGACGGAAGCCGTGGGGCAGGGCGCCCGGTCCCTCGCCGGCGGGCGGCGGCTGACGGACGGGGCGTTCGCGCGCGGGTTCTTCTACGCGCCCACCGTGCTCACCGACGTGCGCGAAGAGATGCGGGTCTCGAAGGACGAGACGTTCGGCCCGATCGCGCCGCTCCTCCTCTTCGACACCGAAGACGAAGTCGTCGCGCGCGCCAACCACACCTCCTTCGGCCTGGCCGCGTACCTGTCGTCGCGGGACCTCGCACGCGTCGTCCGCGTCGGCGAAGCGCTGGAGTACGGGCTGGTCTGCGTCAACGACGCCACCGGCTACACGCACGAGATTCCGTTCGGCGGTTTCAAGGAGAGCGGCCTCGGGCGCGAGGGCGGCCGCCACGGGATGCACGAGTACACCGAGGTCAAGTCGATCTCCGTCAACATCAGTTAG
- a CDS encoding aminotransferase class III-fold pyridoxal phosphate-dependent enzyme, producing MPAHRPPSPPAVWYQGQVQATLARRGGPLRLVRGAGTRVWDADGRGYLDARSGLWAALVGYGRAEIIDAIAGQLRTLSFAPLTDAASPLVEALAEHLRTVLPGDLETIVPVPTGSEAVDTALKFARLYHSAAGAGRRRVIISREYSAHGSTYAGSSLSDPDRGLLRGIGTRLAGIRFVRAPYRYRCPHCAALGECTLACADEVDRAILDAGADRVAAVFAEPVPGPGGVLVPPAAYWPRLREICDRHGVLLVADEVVTGFGRTGRWFACDHWRVVPDIMILGKGMTGGYQTLAALALRRRVAERLARRQVPHGFTYSGHPAACAAALACLGIIEREGLVERAAALGRRLAGGLAARLAGCPIAGEIRGIGMMAAVELVANRDTRAPLALGTRGLDRLEREVRQRGVLCFIDNPVIAAPPLTMTDRDADELADAIAGAVGALAGARTRTARTAANMGRERR from the coding sequence ATGCCCGCGCACCGCCCGCCGTCTCCACCCGCCGTCTGGTACCAGGGCCAAGTCCAGGCGACACTCGCCCGCCGCGGCGGGCCCCTCCGTCTCGTTCGGGGCGCCGGCACGCGCGTGTGGGACGCGGACGGGCGCGGTTACCTCGATGCGCGGTCCGGGCTGTGGGCGGCCCTCGTCGGATACGGCCGCGCCGAGATCATCGACGCGATCGCCGGACAGCTGCGGACGCTGTCTTTTGCGCCGCTGACCGACGCCGCTTCCCCTCTCGTCGAAGCCCTGGCGGAACACCTCCGCACGGTCCTCCCGGGCGACCTCGAGACCATCGTCCCGGTGCCGACGGGGTCGGAAGCCGTCGACACGGCGCTCAAGTTCGCGCGGCTGTACCACAGCGCCGCGGGCGCGGGCCGCCGGCGCGTGATCATCAGCCGGGAGTACTCCGCGCACGGCAGCACGTACGCCGGATCGTCGCTCAGCGATCCCGATCGCGGGCTCCTCCGCGGCATCGGCACGCGCCTGGCGGGCATCCGGTTCGTGCGCGCGCCGTACCGCTACCGGTGCCCGCACTGCGCCGCGTTGGGCGAGTGCACGCTCGCCTGCGCGGACGAAGTCGACCGCGCGATCCTCGACGCGGGGGCGGACCGCGTCGCCGCGGTCTTTGCCGAGCCCGTGCCCGGGCCCGGCGGCGTGCTCGTGCCGCCCGCGGCGTACTGGCCGCGCCTCCGCGAGATCTGCGACCGACACGGCGTCCTGCTCGTCGCGGACGAGGTCGTGACGGGATTCGGCCGCACCGGCCGGTGGTTCGCCTGCGACCACTGGCGGGTCGTCCCAGACATCATGATCCTCGGGAAAGGCATGACCGGCGGTTATCAGACGCTGGCCGCCCTGGCGCTGCGGCGCCGGGTCGCCGAGCGGCTCGCACGCCGGCAGGTTCCCCACGGGTTCACCTACAGCGGGCATCCCGCCGCCTGCGCCGCGGCGCTCGCCTGCCTCGGGATCATCGAGCGCGAAGGCCTCGTCGAGCGGGCCGCGGCCCTCGGCCGCCGGCTGGCAGGCGGGCTCGCCGCGCGTCTGGCCGGCTGTCCGATCGCCGGCGAAATCCGCGGGATCGGCATGATGGCGGCGGTGGAATTGGTCGCCAATCGCGACACGCGCGCCCCGCTGGCGCTGGGGACCCGCGGCCTCGACCGGTTGGAGCGCGAGGTCCGGCAGCGCGGCGTGCTGTGCTTCATCGACAATCCGGTCATCGCGGCGCCGCCGCTGACCATGACCGACCGGGACGCCGACGAACTGGCCGACGCGATCGCCGGCGCGGTCGGCGCGCTGGCCGGCGCGCGGACGCGGACGGCGCGGACGGCCGCCAACATGGGGAGGGAGCGCAGATGA
- a CDS encoding enolase C-terminal domain-like protein — MQAARLTVRDVRARPVNVPVDPPLETASGTIGTAPFVLIDVLTEEGVTGLGYVFCYTTTALHPTARLAANLADLLRGEPAIPAVVEGQLQRHFRLLGPQGLTGMAAAGVNMALWDALAKACRVPLATLLGAAPRPVPAYASLRAMNPERVAAEAEAALGAGFIAMKLKVGSGDLAADLAAIRAVRRVAGDRTALMVDYNQCLTVPEAIRRAAALDGEGLAWIEEPVQGDDDAGHAAVAREARTPIQIGENWWGPRDTARSLAAGASDCVMVDVAKIGGVGAWLRAAALAEAAGRPVSSHIFPHVSVHLLAAAPARHWLEYLDLEAPLLARPLALERGHALVPSRPGIGLEWNDEAVKRFLAD, encoded by the coding sequence ATGCAGGCGGCCCGGTTGACGGTTCGGGATGTGCGCGCGCGTCCGGTCAATGTGCCGGTCGATCCGCCGCTCGAGACGGCGAGTGGCACGATCGGCACGGCACCATTCGTGCTGATCGACGTCCTCACGGAAGAAGGCGTGACCGGCCTGGGGTACGTGTTTTGCTATACCACGACGGCGCTGCACCCCACGGCGCGCCTGGCGGCCAACCTGGCGGATCTCCTCCGCGGCGAGCCGGCGATCCCCGCGGTGGTCGAAGGGCAACTGCAGCGGCATTTTCGCCTCCTCGGCCCGCAGGGCCTCACCGGCATGGCCGCCGCCGGCGTGAACATGGCCTTGTGGGACGCGCTCGCCAAGGCCTGCCGCGTCCCGCTCGCCACCCTGCTCGGCGCGGCGCCCAGGCCGGTGCCGGCGTACGCCAGCCTCCGCGCCATGAACCCGGAGCGGGTCGCGGCGGAGGCGGAGGCGGCCCTCGGCGCCGGGTTCATCGCGATGAAGTTGAAGGTCGGGAGCGGCGATCTGGCCGCGGACCTCGCGGCGATTCGCGCGGTCCGGCGCGTCGCCGGCGATCGGACGGCTCTGATGGTGGACTACAATCAGTGCCTCACCGTCCCGGAGGCGATCCGCCGCGCCGCGGCGCTCGACGGCGAAGGCCTCGCCTGGATCGAGGAGCCGGTACAGGGGGACGACGACGCGGGGCACGCGGCGGTCGCGCGCGAGGCGCGGACGCCGATTCAAATCGGCGAGAACTGGTGGGGACCACGCGACACGGCCAGGAGTCTGGCCGCGGGCGCGTCGGACTGCGTGATGGTGGACGTCGCGAAGATCGGGGGGGTCGGAGCCTGGCTGCGCGCCGCCGCGCTCGCGGAGGCCGCCGGACGTCCGGTGTCGAGCCACATCTTCCCGCACGTGAGCGTCCATCTGCTCGCGGCCGCGCCCGCCCGCCACTGGCTCGAATACCTGGACCTCGAGGCCCCGCTGCTCGCGAGACCGCTCGCGCTCGAGCGCGGGCACGCCCTGGTACCGTCCCGTCCCGGCATCGGCCTCGAGTGGAACGACGAAGCCGTGAAGCGGTTTCTCGCGGACTGA
- a CDS encoding cupin domain-containing protein produces the protein MPSHFTSAAELRGKEIAKGVMMKPLPGRNVMLSYVELAPGSEVPTHSHPHEQGGMVVEGQFEMWIGDERKVLSKGDMYMIAGGTPHGGRPVNGRAIVLDVFHPLREEYLTP, from the coding sequence ATGCCGAGTCACTTCACGTCCGCGGCGGAACTGCGCGGCAAGGAGATCGCGAAAGGCGTCATGATGAAGCCGCTGCCGGGGCGGAACGTCATGCTGAGCTACGTGGAACTGGCCCCCGGCAGCGAAGTCCCGACACACAGCCACCCGCACGAGCAGGGCGGCATGGTCGTCGAGGGGCAGTTCGAGATGTGGATCGGCGACGAGCGCAAGGTGTTGTCCAAGGGCGACATGTACATGATCGCCGGCGGTACCCCGCACGGCGGCCGTCCGGTCAACGGCCGGGCGATCGTCCTGGACGTCTTCCACCCGCTGCGGGAAGAATATCTGACGCCCTGA